Proteins from one Shewanella pealeana ATCC 700345 genomic window:
- the ftnA gene encoding non-heme ferritin, which produces MLAQKMIDQLNDQINMEFFSSNLYLQMSAWCEDKGFEGAAKFMRAHADEEMGHMQRLFTYVSETGGMPLLGTIEAPQAEFASLLALFEYTYEHEQLITKKINELAHAAFTNQDYSTFNFLQWYVSEQHEEEKLFKSIVDKIRLVGEDGKALFFVDKDLAQMAVEESASVMTSATV; this is translated from the coding sequence ATGCTAGCCCAGAAGATGATTGACCAGTTAAATGACCAGATCAACATGGAGTTCTTCTCCTCAAACCTGTACCTGCAAATGAGCGCATGGTGTGAAGATAAAGGCTTTGAAGGGGCGGCTAAGTTTATGCGCGCTCATGCAGATGAAGAGATGGGTCACATGCAGCGTTTATTTACTTATGTAAGTGAAACGGGTGGTATGCCATTACTAGGGACTATCGAAGCACCACAGGCCGAGTTTGCTTCATTGTTGGCTCTATTTGAATACACCTATGAGCACGAGCAATTGATCACTAAGAAGATTAATGAACTAGCTCATGCTGCATTCACTAATCAAGATTACTCTACCTTCAACTTCCTGCAGTGGTATGTGTCTGAGCAGCATGAAGAAGAGAAGCTATTCAAGTCAATCGTCGATAAAATTCGCCTAGTGGGCGAAGATGGCAAGGCGCTGTTTTTCGTCGATAAAGATTTGGCACAGATGGCAGTCGAAGAGTCTGCAAGTGTGATGACTAGCGCTACAGTATAA
- a CDS encoding EAL domain-containing protein, with translation MKQKLFLSASLPMFILVLLAVLSASTLIKQYQHASANVLTTKVTLGIENVIYELQKERGLSAGYLSSDGRLFKQELQQQWQTTDKVFQELVFNSALDKTINTVKSDTELFNTLQEQLSKASLARQQLSIARQKIIELNTPENFSFYSRLTQKLINFVSQLRFKSDNSYQVLVQADLVNMLRIQELSGQERGLVNKLLSAPVLEAGAFKQIAQIRTQLDNAITNAVSVMTQENRTSFSLLMDSQPQQLISGYRSQIQQQVNLIEQTEIINDLIGYGGLSYNFNGYLTTLNPSYLANFRENYFALKSALTHLTNNHTLTPKQQELIKTIKQTADSYQEYVTETELKQLPAPEATLELLAQDIALHDSLYQLLKQQPVIDSESWWQAATAGIDALHQLNTQLTAKIVHQNLIEKQQILSYLYISLFAGLLFFYIVYLVGRNIANDLIDSVRGIVDDVEKLAKDPSLELALEVKGKDELTQIALAVNQMVSERMKSRRALHQASAVFRHSAEGIIVTDANNHIELVNPAFTKITGYTLDDVKGKSPSILSSAHHQEDFYQQLWRSLSSKNSWEGEIWNKRKGGKIYPEYLKITAVKNSKNKTIQHIGLFLDISNNKQYEQDIWYKTNFDSLTKLPNRHLFSSRLQQAIDSAHNTNSQVAIFFIDLDRFKFINELHGHAAGNKVLKQSATRLEAVLGPDDSIARIGGDEFVVISPQTGNVGAEQLAQKLSDTLAKPYLFDNKETIISSSFGIAFYPEDGQDIEMLLHNSETAMYQAKRDGRAHYQYFSPEMNVEMLERMHLEQRLRKAVKQSEFYLEYQPVIDMHSGEVTSVEALVRWQDPDYGVISPQAFIPIAEEAGLIEPLGEWILQQALSDLAQWHAQGLMLKMAINVSARQCIHSRDISFFDILKQTLAKHDIAAENLHIEITESMLIEDKPQCLQTLESIKQLGVDIYLDDFGTGYSALSYLTQCPISVIKIDKSFIDNALDNPSDAKLIKAIVMMAQSLEMPLVAEGVETVEQWHFLRNLGCDYAQGYLMSKPLAKAELVEFLRHAKPFQYLEIGTELSAV, from the coding sequence TTGAAACAGAAATTATTTCTATCTGCATCTTTACCTATGTTTATATTGGTATTGCTTGCAGTACTGAGTGCATCGACGCTCATTAAGCAGTACCAACATGCTTCAGCAAATGTGCTCACCACAAAAGTGACTTTAGGCATAGAAAATGTCATCTATGAGCTACAGAAAGAGCGCGGACTCTCGGCAGGCTACCTAAGTAGCGACGGTCGCTTATTTAAACAAGAGCTACAACAGCAATGGCAGACGACCGATAAGGTGTTTCAAGAGTTAGTATTCAATTCAGCTCTCGATAAAACAATCAATACCGTCAAGAGTGACACCGAACTTTTTAATACACTGCAGGAACAACTCAGTAAAGCCAGCTTGGCGCGTCAACAGCTCAGTATCGCCCGCCAAAAAATTATCGAATTAAATACCCCCGAAAACTTTAGTTTTTACTCGCGTCTCACTCAAAAGCTGATTAACTTCGTCTCTCAATTACGCTTTAAGAGTGATAACTCCTATCAGGTGTTAGTACAGGCCGATCTAGTCAACATGCTCAGGATCCAGGAACTATCAGGCCAAGAGCGCGGCTTAGTCAATAAACTACTTTCTGCACCGGTATTAGAGGCTGGCGCTTTCAAGCAGATCGCACAGATTAGAACACAACTCGACAATGCAATTACCAATGCCGTTTCGGTTATGACACAGGAAAATCGCACCAGCTTTTCCCTATTGATGGACAGCCAGCCGCAGCAACTGATATCTGGTTACCGCTCGCAGATCCAGCAACAAGTTAATCTGATAGAACAGACCGAAATAATCAATGATCTGATTGGTTATGGAGGGCTTAGCTATAACTTTAATGGTTACCTAACCACATTAAACCCAAGCTACCTAGCTAACTTTCGAGAAAACTACTTCGCCTTAAAAAGCGCGTTAACTCATTTAACTAACAATCACACTCTAACCCCTAAGCAACAAGAGCTAATAAAGACCATTAAGCAAACTGCCGACAGCTACCAAGAATATGTTACCGAAACCGAACTAAAGCAGTTGCCCGCTCCGGAAGCGACATTGGAGCTGCTGGCACAAGATATCGCCTTACATGACAGCCTTTATCAACTACTAAAACAGCAGCCAGTGATTGATAGCGAGTCATGGTGGCAAGCAGCAACGGCGGGCATTGACGCCCTCCACCAACTCAATACCCAGCTGACGGCTAAAATAGTCCATCAAAATCTGATTGAGAAACAGCAGATCCTCTCTTATCTCTATATCAGCCTCTTTGCAGGCTTACTCTTCTTCTACATCGTCTATCTCGTCGGTAGAAACATTGCCAACGACCTTATCGATTCGGTGAGAGGCATAGTTGATGATGTAGAGAAACTAGCAAAAGACCCAAGTCTTGAACTCGCTCTAGAGGTTAAGGGCAAAGATGAACTGACACAGATAGCCCTAGCCGTAAACCAAATGGTATCGGAGCGCATGAAATCGAGACGCGCGCTGCATCAAGCCTCGGCCGTATTCAGGCACTCAGCCGAAGGGATTATCGTCACCGATGCTAACAACCACATCGAGCTAGTTAACCCCGCATTTACTAAGATCACCGGTTATACCCTTGACGATGTCAAAGGCAAGAGCCCCAGCATCTTAAGCTCTGCCCATCACCAAGAGGATTTTTACCAACAGCTGTGGCGGTCTTTATCTAGCAAGAATAGCTGGGAGGGAGAGATCTGGAATAAACGCAAAGGTGGTAAGATCTACCCTGAGTACCTAAAGATAACAGCGGTGAAGAACAGTAAAAATAAAACAATTCAGCATATCGGCCTATTTTTAGACATCAGCAACAACAAGCAGTATGAGCAGGATATCTGGTATAAGACCAACTTCGACTCCTTAACCAAACTGCCTAATCGTCACCTATTCTCCTCTAGGCTGCAGCAAGCCATAGATAGCGCACACAATACCAATAGCCAAGTCGCCATCTTCTTTATCGATCTAGACAGATTTAAGTTTATTAACGAGCTTCATGGCCACGCAGCAGGCAACAAGGTACTTAAGCAGTCGGCGACACGACTCGAAGCCGTACTTGGACCTGATGACTCTATCGCCCGTATCGGCGGCGATGAGTTTGTCGTCATATCGCCGCAAACTGGCAACGTTGGCGCCGAACAATTGGCGCAGAAGCTCAGTGATACGCTGGCTAAGCCTTACTTATTCGACAATAAAGAGACCATTATCTCCTCTAGTTTTGGTATCGCCTTCTATCCTGAAGATGGTCAAGATATTGAAATGTTGCTGCATAACTCTGAAACCGCCATGTATCAAGCCAAGCGCGATGGCCGAGCACATTATCAATATTTCTCCCCAGAGATGAATGTTGAAATGCTTGAGCGTATGCACCTTGAACAGAGGCTGCGTAAGGCTGTCAAACAGTCAGAGTTCTACCTTGAATATCAGCCAGTTATCGATATGCATAGCGGCGAGGTGACCAGTGTTGAGGCGCTTGTCCGCTGGCAAGATCCAGATTATGGTGTCATCTCACCACAGGCCTTCATCCCTATCGCCGAAGAGGCAGGATTGATTGAACCTTTAGGCGAATGGATCTTACAGCAAGCCTTGTCAGATCTTGCACAGTGGCATGCCCAAGGCTTGATGCTCAAGATGGCGATTAATGTCTCGGCACGCCAATGCATTCACTCCAGAGACATTAGCTTTTTCGACATACTCAAACAAACATTGGCCAAGCACGACATCGCCGCCGAAAATTTACATATCGAAATCACCGAGAGCATGCTGATAGAAGACAAGCCGCAATGTTTACAGACCTTAGAATCGATAAAACAGCTGGGTGTCGATATCTACCTAGATGACTTTGGCACAGGCTATTCGGCACTCAGCTATCTGACTCAATGCCCTATTTCAGTCATCAAGATCGATAAGAGCTTTATCGATAATGCATTGGACAATCCATCTGATGCTAAATTGATTAAGGCGATTGTAATGATGGCACAAAGCTTAGAGATGCCACTGGTGGCTGAAGGAGTTGAAACGGTTGAACAATGGCACTTCTTACGTAACTTAGGCTGTGATTACGCCCAAGGTTACTTGATGTCTAAGCCTCTTGCCAAGGCAGAATTAGTTGAATTTTTACGCCACGCTAAGCCATTTCAGTACCTAGAGATAGGCACTGAACTCAGCGCAGTCTAA
- the ribB gene encoding 3,4-dihydroxy-2-butanone-4-phosphate synthase has translation MNQSLLAPYGNPIERVNAALSALRQGKGVLVVDDEDRENEGDLIYSAETLTNQQMALLIRECSGIVCLCLTDERIKQLQLPPMVSDNNSQYGTAFTVSIEAKQGVTTGVSAADRVTTIKAAIADDAKPDDLARPGHVYPLRARPGGVLERRGHTEGTVDLMKLAGLQPFGVLCEVTLPDGTMARLPEIVEFAQQHDMPVLTIEDIVAYRNTQ, from the coding sequence ATGAATCAGTCTTTACTTGCCCCTTATGGCAATCCAATCGAACGTGTTAATGCAGCGCTTAGCGCACTTCGCCAAGGCAAAGGTGTGTTAGTGGTCGATGATGAAGATCGTGAAAATGAAGGCGATCTGATCTATTCAGCCGAAACGCTTACCAACCAACAGATGGCACTACTCATTCGCGAATGCAGTGGTATTGTTTGTCTATGTCTAACCGATGAACGTATCAAGCAGTTACAACTTCCACCTATGGTGAGTGACAACAATAGCCAATATGGCACCGCCTTTACCGTTAGCATCGAAGCCAAACAAGGTGTCACCACTGGTGTTTCGGCAGCCGATCGCGTGACGACCATCAAGGCAGCTATCGCCGATGATGCTAAGCCCGATGATTTAGCCCGCCCAGGCCATGTGTACCCGCTGCGTGCTCGTCCAGGTGGCGTATTAGAGCGTCGTGGCCATACAGAAGGCACGGTTGATCTGATGAAACTCGCCGGATTACAGCCTTTTGGCGTGCTTTGTGAAGTCACTCTACCCGACGGCACCATGGCCCGCTTGCCTGAAATTGTCGAATTTGCTCAGCAGCATGATATGCCGGTACTGACCATCGAAGACATTGTTGCTTACCGTAATACTCAGTAA